In one Bradysia coprophila strain Holo2 unplaced genomic scaffold, BU_Bcop_v1 contig_415, whole genome shotgun sequence genomic region, the following are encoded:
- the LOC119082377 gene encoding uncharacterized protein LOC119082377 translates to MVAKVKTLKTFLVVATCAGFICYFFCAPSQISKRAKVADANNQRTQDLLEIGKKYVETLARDNVTVTLFPSCGRFPDVQKDLNISDIMWQVTNTTNGTFYLFNAYLDDRAAVNGSVVRLLGLINKIRPTVKTYCQMWFVGIIQPIPVEVHEYRVLWPEFWGDNTDGASPYLITCKNPLASQGLVPEYVSLVEDKCAPANNMFPVSNKRPSGRRKTFLVCWRGANFGDDISMQVVEWAEILKIFEVDTVIVYVENLHENVMKVLHHYRCQGFFIIKFIKFPHEFPNRREQNFLQWLQSDLISYHDAFYEYLYQYEFMIPMDIDEFIMPLLDEDRSWHDLIRRTNLLSTNNKQIIDSYPVMNRYFLLKSVHEPVEDVPKKFRFLSNIYRAENFTAFGGGAKTFMRMERVLVLHNHFPVTCIDPEYCHGIEVETSVGQVSHYRTDCDGEECLASLQNPVKDTRLWKYKDEILENVYATLRAIGMD, encoded by the exons ATGGTAGCAAAGGTAAAgacattaaaaacatttttggttgtTGCTACTTGCGCTGGATTTATTTGCTACTTTTTCTGTGCTCCGTCGCAAATTTCTAAGCGCGCAAAAGTTGCCGATGCTAATAACCAGCGCACACAAGATTTACTAGAAATTGGTAAAAAATACGTTGAAACCTTGGCAAGGGACAATGTAACAGTAACATTATTTCCGTCCTGCGGTCGTTTTCCTGATGTGCAAAAAGATTTGAATATTAGTGACATCATGTGGCAAGTGACGAACACAACAAACGGAACGTTTTATCTCTTCAACGCTTATCTAGATGATCGTGCCGCAGTGAATGGATCAGTGGTACGCCTACTCGGTCTGATAAATAAGATACGTCCGACTGTGAAAACCTATTGCCAAATGTGGTTCGTTGGAATAATACAACCCATTCCGGTTGAAGTGCATGAATATCGGGTTTTGTGGCCGGAGTTTTGGGGTGACAACACAGATGGTGCGTCGCCTTATCTAATTACTTGCAAAAATCCATTGGCGAGTCAGGGTCTGGTGCCAGAATATGTCTCGCTGGTTGAAGACAAGTGTGCTCCTGCAAACAATATGTTTCCAGTAAGCAACAAAAGACCGAGTGGACggagaaaaacatttttagtttgttggCGCGGAGCAAATTTTGGTGATGATATTTCTATGCAGGTAGTTGAGTGggcagaaattttaaaaatttttgaagttgATACAGTAATTGTCTATGTGGAAAATCTGCacgaaaatgtgatgaaaGTTCTACATCATTATCGTTGCCAGGGTTTCTTCAtcatcaaattcatcaaatttccaCACGAATTTCCCAACCGAAGGGAACAGAATTTTCTCCAGTGGCTTCAAAGTGACTTAATTTCGTATCACGACGCATTCTATGAGTACCTTTACCAATACGAATTTATGATTCCTATGGACATTGATGAATTTATAATGCCACTTCTCGATGAGGACCGATCATGGCATGATTTGATTAGACGCACAAATCTACTTTCAACGAACAACAAACAGATAATCGACTCGTATCCCGTGATGAATAGATACTTTCTTTTAAAAAGTGTACATGAACCCGTTGAGGACGTTCCCAAGAAGTTTAGGTTCCTTTCAAACATTTACCGTGCAGAAAATTTTACGGCTTTTGGTGGTGGCGCAAAAACATTTATGAGAATGGAACGAGTCCTGGTCCTTCACAATCATTTTCCTGTGACCTGCATTGATCCTGAATATTGTCATGGAATTGAAGTGGAAACCAGTGTTGGACAGGTATCGCATTATCGTACGGATTGTGATGGTGAAGAATGTCTGGCATCACTGCAGAATCCGGTGAAAGACACTAGGCTGTGGAAGTATAaagatgaaattttggaaaacgtCTATGCAACGCTGCGTGCAAT tgGAATGGACTGA